A window of Melopsittacus undulatus isolate bMelUnd1 chromosome 10, bMelUnd1.mat.Z, whole genome shotgun sequence genomic DNA:
GTTATGCTGTATGTATAATGCATATTCTTTTTGGTTTGGATGTTGCTGTCAGGGAGGGGGATTATTGCTATTTAATATTGCTTTccttatttgaaattaattaataacttcattttaattcattataCTATTTATcctggggtgtttttttgtctgCTGTTTTTTTACCAGGAGTAAGTAGATGAGTAGGATCGGAGTGGTCGCAGTTCTCAACATGGATGTGGGAGATAATGCCAGGAAATACTTTTTGCATTGGCAGCATTCTCCCAAGTTGTTGCCCTCTCTGGATTTGACCGTTGTACCGGATGGGGTGAATACAGACGAGCTTTACACAGTAACCTGGAAGAGACGGGAGAGGAAGCGAGGTCAGGAAACATCAGCTGCCTCTGATCTTGGGGTGAGCAAGAAACCTTCCGTGCCAGCCTCTTACTGGAGACTGTAGGGATGAAGCAGAAATGTGGTCAAGGTACCAACAATCCTGAAATCAAAATTACTGAATTTGCTGAGGAAGTGAGGAAAAGTGTGAGTTGGGACAGAAAACATCCTCTCAGCAAAACTGAGGGCTATTCCTGATactttatttttactctttcctttttttgatCTGGGGTTGTTGTTTTCCTGCTACCTGTTTTTTCAGCTCCTTTCGTCCCTCCTTTCCAAGAAAAGCATAGGAAAAGGACTACATCCTGCTGGTGCTGACTTGTGTTATTTTGGAGCAGCAGTGTAGTTATGCTTCAATGGAGGAACTAGGGAGGGTGTTAAGATCAATCAACACTTTGCTTGAATTGAAGAGGCACAGGAAACTTACTCAAGTAGATAAAATGATTACTTGTGCCTGCCTCACAAGGTATCTGCTGTTAATTACTTGCCTGATCCTCTGATTTGGACTCCATCATCGATGGCATTTCCATTATGGAAGAATCGAATGGGTCCAGAGAGCTGCCCACTGAAAGGAGCGTATACTGTGGCTCCATCATGGCAGATGACATCCACGCCAGCATGCTTTCCTTTACCACTGTGCCTGAAAACACAAATATGGAATTAGAGGAGTCTGTCAGGCTTAACATCATGTGTAGATGTGTCAATTAACGCAGTATGGTATCTGAGGCTTGTCTAAGACATCTTTTGCATCTGCAATGAAATTGAAAAGAAGCATTGGCTTTGATCCATCTGTAttgtaaaatgtttgtattacTCTGACCTTCATTAAAGGGGGGCTGAGATTTCAGAATCTAAGGgtactttttaattttcccaTGTTCGTGGTGTATTTCAAGCTGTTATAGAAAAGTAGCCCTGTTCTGAGCCAAAATACATGGGTGTTGGTATTAAAATAGAATcttatattttgcattttctcactTAGAGATTTGGAAGTTGCATGGGTGGGGATGGACACTTCTTAAAGTGCCTGAAGAGAGGAGGTAACAGGAAAATGCAGGAAGGCAGGAGCCATTCTATGcctaaaagcatttttcaggGAAATACAGCCTACTTAAAGACAATGTTGCTGGCAGACCTTTAGCTTGTGTAAATTAACCTACTTGGCATCCTTTAAGCTGTTGCTGAATGTTAGTTAAGTATCTGGTCTATAAGCAACAAGAATAAATGATTCAGACCTTTGAAATGCTTCCCATTTCTTCTACTCTGGCTGCTAATTCATGTAATGGTCTTGCTTCTTCCCTCATGCATCAGTTGGTAGCAGTGGTATTACTGCACTGTAAtaccaaaccagtctgtgattacCTGTCAGCACCAAAGTTGCCACAGCCGTATCTATCGCAGCCCCGGATCTTGTTGGTGGGGTTCCCGCTGCAGATAGGGGCCCAGTGTCTGTGTTGTTGTTGGGGCGGGTGTGCGTCCAACTGCTTGGCAAAAACTGCATgtgcaaaagaggaaaatgggggaaattTAACCGTATTCTTTGTACAGCACAAAAGAAAGTGTTAAGGTGCAAAATAGGCGTTTCAAGTGGCTCATCGGAGGTTAGAATTTCAGAGCATAGGTAAGAGAACATTGTATAACTTATTCTATAGatctggttgttttttcttcagatctTATTTTAAGGTACACTAAAACCAAATCAAAGCTGTGGATAAATGTTTTGAATATTAGTTTGTGAAGTAAGTGAAGCtattttcactttcttcatAAAACCTCTGAACACATCAATGTAAGTCTCTAAATGCACACCTAATTCAGTGTTTTATAATAGTCATAACTGTGCACATTACCATAATTCTTCCTAAAACTACATTGAAAACCCGTTAGAATCATTTCTGTTTGAGCAAATGTCATTAATTCATTAGTGTCTACATAAAACCATTCAAGACCAGCTGCAACATAGAGATCTCAACTCACCAGTGGACACCAGGCTGACCAGGGCGaccaggctgagagctggcaTTGTGTGGCTGGTTCACCAGTGTTCTTTGATCGGGTCAAAGACATGGAGCACTTGGTGCCTGGGGTATTTATGTGTTTTTGAAAGCCCAAGCCTGTTGTCTTGGCCAATCAGTCTTAGGTGAAGTATTACAGCTCTGGGCAGATGCTGTTGCCATATTAGGCACGGAGGATGTCTACAAACAGTTGTTAGAACTGGTTGGGAAAGATGGATAAAATAACTGGTGCCTTAGCACACAGTAACAGATGGAAACGAGCAGTCCCACATTTCAGGAAGCTCTGAGTGAAATGTTTCTTaacaccttttctttcccctcctgaAGCAAGGGCTCATTTAGGCCAAAAATGATAGGAACCAAGAATATGGTCCAGAGGACTGAGTTGGAGGGAAAAGATGGGCAAAACTCCATAGTGGTGGTAACGCCTTCATCCTTCTCTgctcattccagtacctcctCCCCAGGGGTATGTGCTATTACAGCTTGTAACAGTAACAGAGCATGTGAAGGTGTAATGTCTGCTATAGCACAGGTATTCATTGAGGCTAAGAAATACAAACACTTCTGCatggaaatgtctttttttccctgttcagcTGAAATCATCACCTAGCCTGGACTTAAATCCAGGAAATCCATTAAGGCTTTTCACTAAAACCATAGTTTTTGATAACTAAATTCTTATTAAAGCATCTCCAAATTCTGAAACAAACAGTTACAAACCCAAGTTGCATAGAATAAGGTTTTAAAATGATTGATTGAATATCTTCTTGATTTTAGCTCTTGCACTATTAAGCAGGCTCCTTAATGTCTCTCTTAATCCTTCAGTTTGATTTTCTACACTACTTGCAGAAAAGCATTAGGTTTCCTTTACAGACATGTCTTAGTTAATATGCAATTTAAATGAATCATGGTGCTTTCTGATGCTGTCTGATGTTCCAAGTTACAGAACCCTTTGGAAATCCTGCAGGCTTTATTTGGAGAATGAACACGTGTCCCTGCCGAATTCCAGTTTGCAAAGAGCATCTGTACATTGCGTTTTCTGCAAATCTCCATGGAATAAGCAGTTGGAGACAAACATCCTGCTTATGGTTCC
This region includes:
- the LOC101873511 gene encoding myeloid protein 1-like; the encoded protein is MPALSLVALVSLVSTVFAKQLDAHPPQQQHRHWAPICSGNPTNKIRGCDRYGCGNFGADRHSGKGKHAGVDVICHDGATVYAPFSGQLSGPIRFFHNGNAIDDGVQIRGSGYCVKLVCIHPIRYNGQIQRGQQLGRMLPMQKVFPGIISHIHVENCDHSDPTHLLTPVVPPFPQQDRRWATLCSGNPTNEIRGCDRYGCGYYGAPRHNGKGKHTGVDVICSDGANVYAPFSGQLSGPIKFFHNGNSIDDGVQIRGSGFCVKLLCIHPIRYNGRISKGQILGRMLPMQRVFPGITSHIHVENCDHSDPTSNLERGKGQRE